In a single window of the Eleginops maclovinus isolate JMC-PN-2008 ecotype Puerto Natales chromosome 6, JC_Emac_rtc_rv5, whole genome shotgun sequence genome:
- the LOC134865506 gene encoding LIM/homeobox protein Lhx8-like isoform X2, with product MFNCASNSVGSSGPDDFFEEDSYSPTSLSSSSSASFPTVTSLQGKILCTSCGLEIVDRYLLKVNNLCWHVRCLSCSVCNTSLGRHVSCFIKDEQVYCKLDYFRRYGTRCARCGRNIHSSDWVRRARGSTFHLACFSCTSCKRQLSTGEECGLMENRVFCRPHYDIMMANIQRAKENEQPQVDEELSEKDESSAMPRTAKRARTSFTVDQLQVMQTQFAKDNNPDAQTLQIMAERTGLKRRVIQVWFQNCRARQKKYISPHSSSTLMASFAPHQLTPALMDDLQYTAYISQDAPLLTSLTYMDVQNPDPLLLQPLICHSLTQLPVSHA from the exons ATGTTTAACTGCGCCTCCAACAGCGTG GGTTCCTCTGGGCCTGATGATTTTTTTGAGGAGGACTCCTACTCTCCAACCTCCCTCTCTTCGTCCTCCTCTGCCTCATTCCCAACTGTGACCTCCCTGCAGGGGAAGATCCTGTGCACCTCCTGCGGCCTAGAGATAGTGGACAGATACCTCCtcaag GTGAACAACTTGTGCTGGCATGTGCGCTGCCTCTCCTGCAGTGTATGTAACACGTCTCTGGGGCGACACGTGAGCTGCTTCATCAAAGATGAACAAGTTTATTGCAAACTTGATTACTTCAG GAGGTACGGGACCCGCTGTGCTCGCTGTGGCCGTAACATCCACTCCAGTGACTGGGTGCGTCGGGCGCGAGGCAGCACCTTCCACCTGGCCTGCTTCTCCTGCACCTCCTGCAAGCGCCAGCTCTCCACTGGGGAGGAGTGTGGACTGATGGAGAACAGGGTCTTCTGCCGGCCACACTACGACATCATGATGGCGAACATCCAACGTGCTAAGGAAAATG AGCAACCCCAGGTGGATGAAGAGCTGTCAGAGAAAGACGAGTCCAGCGCCATGCCCAGAACGGCTAAGAGGGCCCGGACCAGCTTCACCGTGGACCAGTTACAG GTAATGCAAACTCAGTTTGCTAAAGATAACAACCCAGATGCCCAGACTCTCCAGATAATGGCAGAAAGGACTGGTCTTAAGCGCAGGGTTATTCAG GTTTGGTTTCAGAACTGTCGAGCTCgtcaaaagaaatacatcagCCCACATTCCTCCTCCACCTTGATGGCGTCCTTTGCTCCTCATCAGCTGACGCCAGCTTTGATGGACGATCTGCAATACACAGCCTATATTTCCCAGGATGCACCCCTCCTCACTTCACTGACCTATATGGATG TTCAAAATCCAGACCCACTTCTGCTCCAGCCTCTCATATGTCATTCGCTGACACAGCTGCCAGTCAGCCATGCCTGA
- the LOC134865506 gene encoding LIM/homeobox protein Lhx8-like isoform X1, translating to MSEEERRHAEAVFTQLQHGQMYGDTGSSGPDDFFEEDSYSPTSLSSSSSASFPTVTSLQGKILCTSCGLEIVDRYLLKVNNLCWHVRCLSCSVCNTSLGRHVSCFIKDEQVYCKLDYFRRYGTRCARCGRNIHSSDWVRRARGSTFHLACFSCTSCKRQLSTGEECGLMENRVFCRPHYDIMMANIQRAKENEQPQVDEELSEKDESSAMPRTAKRARTSFTVDQLQVMQTQFAKDNNPDAQTLQIMAERTGLKRRVIQVWFQNCRARQKKYISPHSSSTLMASFAPHQLTPALMDDLQYTAYISQDAPLLTSLTYMDVQNPDPLLLQPLICHSLTQLPVSHA from the exons ATGTCGGAGGAAGAAAGGAGACACGCGGAGGCTGTTTTCACTCAGCTACAACACGGACAAATGTATGGCGACACA GGTTCCTCTGGGCCTGATGATTTTTTTGAGGAGGACTCCTACTCTCCAACCTCCCTCTCTTCGTCCTCCTCTGCCTCATTCCCAACTGTGACCTCCCTGCAGGGGAAGATCCTGTGCACCTCCTGCGGCCTAGAGATAGTGGACAGATACCTCCtcaag GTGAACAACTTGTGCTGGCATGTGCGCTGCCTCTCCTGCAGTGTATGTAACACGTCTCTGGGGCGACACGTGAGCTGCTTCATCAAAGATGAACAAGTTTATTGCAAACTTGATTACTTCAG GAGGTACGGGACCCGCTGTGCTCGCTGTGGCCGTAACATCCACTCCAGTGACTGGGTGCGTCGGGCGCGAGGCAGCACCTTCCACCTGGCCTGCTTCTCCTGCACCTCCTGCAAGCGCCAGCTCTCCACTGGGGAGGAGTGTGGACTGATGGAGAACAGGGTCTTCTGCCGGCCACACTACGACATCATGATGGCGAACATCCAACGTGCTAAGGAAAATG AGCAACCCCAGGTGGATGAAGAGCTGTCAGAGAAAGACGAGTCCAGCGCCATGCCCAGAACGGCTAAGAGGGCCCGGACCAGCTTCACCGTGGACCAGTTACAG GTAATGCAAACTCAGTTTGCTAAAGATAACAACCCAGATGCCCAGACTCTCCAGATAATGGCAGAAAGGACTGGTCTTAAGCGCAGGGTTATTCAG GTTTGGTTTCAGAACTGTCGAGCTCgtcaaaagaaatacatcagCCCACATTCCTCCTCCACCTTGATGGCGTCCTTTGCTCCTCATCAGCTGACGCCAGCTTTGATGGACGATCTGCAATACACAGCCTATATTTCCCAGGATGCACCCCTCCTCACTTCACTGACCTATATGGATG TTCAAAATCCAGACCCACTTCTGCTCCAGCCTCTCATATGTCATTCGCTGACACAGCTGCCAGTCAGCCATGCCTGA